TCCTTGCCTGCCGTGGAGAACCCAGCCCCTGCTGCTCTTGGCAAAGCCCCTTGGGTGGGGAAACCAAGGTGCAGGATCTGCTTGGCGAGGGGTGGCCCCCTCTTACCCCTCCTCTTGTGACCCTCCGGATCTCAGTAGCCTCACTGAGGATGCTGGTTGGCAGAAAATGAGTCAGTGACTGGAAAGCAGGGGGTCGGAGGTGGGGCCTTTCCCCTCAGGACTGGAAGCACTGACCAGTCAGGAGTAGGCATCTGGGCCTGTGCTCTGTGAATTTGCCTACTCTGGGAAGTGTGCTTCGGCCAGAATGTCCCCTCTTCCTCTCCCATGGTCCACTGAGGCAGTGGTGGGGCAGGGGGGCTGGGCTACCTGCCTTGGGAGGTGCCTGCTTCCCAGCCTGCCGCCCCCACCCTTTGTGGTGTTCTCCTGCCCGcatgtgtactgtgtttctgcaGCCCCTTTCTCCCGGTTGCAGCAGACGCTGTCTCAGTGTGCCAAGCATGTGTCTCTGTTAGCCTGAGCCACCCCTCTGGGTGTCCCGGTCTTTCTTGGGCACTTGCTCCTCATGTTCACAAAGAACCTGACAAGCAGGTGAACAGACCCAGACCGGGAGAGAGCCTCACAGGAGGCTAGggccttccccctccccctccctccttcccccagaccaccccagccccagacttgggaaactgaggctagcCACAGAAGTTGCCCCTCCCCTCAAGGCTGGCGCATCTCCTTGGCAACCCTGGTTCCCACCCAGCACTCCTGCCCCGTCTTTTGTCCTCTCTTCTGTGtccccccagctcctgcaggGAGTCTTAGCTCCAGCTCCAGGCAACCGTCCTGCCTCGTTGCCAGGCAGCATCCCTGCAGCCTCCTTAGCCCTCATCTTGGGGCCCTCTTGGCCACTGTCAAACCTGCAGTTGCTGGAACTCCAGCCCTGATGTGGGGTACTTGAAGCAGGTCAGCTAACCTCTCCAAGCCTCTCTGCTTGCCTGTAAAATGGGCAAGCTGTGGCCTCTCCCTGCTCACAGTGTGGGCTCCTGGCTGCCGGCCCCCGAGGGAGGCTGGTTTCCTTGCCCACAGCCAGAGTCTGGCCTGGAGCTGTGGGAAGAGGCAGCTGGGACTCTTTCCTGCCCAGGTCTGGCTGGCATCTGTGCCTATGCAATCCTGACCTGCGGGGGCTCAGGTcttgtgcacacagacacacatgagGCTGACCTGGAGCAGAGCCCTGGCCACATGCCAGTGTGCTGGGTGTGTTTTATTCTCACCTGCCCTGTGTCAACCCTACAAGGTGGGAGTGGGAGTCaatagcccattttacagatgagtaagtGAAGGTCATACAGCAGCACTGACTTGCAGGAGCTGCGTGGAGCCTGGGGATTCTTGAGGGTACTGGATGATGCTGCTTGTTCAGGGAAGGGGCTCACCTAGACTGTAGAGGGCTCCTGGGTAGGCCTCCCCGGCTGGGCCCGTCAGAACAGTCCTAGGGAAGAAGGAGGCTTGGGCATCTCCTTGGTTTCCTGGCCCGTGCCTGTTTCCAGCCCTTGACCCGTCACCGTCAGCTACGGTGCTCCTGGTGTGGAGTTCACAGGCCTGCATCCAGacactgccaccatcacccagaTACACTTCCTGCCCGGCCAGGTGAGCCTATAACCTCAGGCTCCCCAGTCCCCCatgcctccctgcccctcccaggccaGCCCAGTCTTGGTCTCTGCTCACCTACCAGGGCCGCCTCCTTACCCTGTTGGACGATAGCAGCCTGCATCTCTGGGAGATTGTTCACCACACTGGCTGTGCCCACCTGGAGGAGGTGCTCAGCTTCCAGCTGCCCAGTCGGCCAGGCTTTGACAGTGCCAGGTACTGAGGACCAGCCTTTGGGCACAGGGGGAGTCTGATGGAGGCTGTGGAGTCAGCTTTGCAAAAGTGCACTGGGGACAGGAAGCTGCCCCAGTGGCAGAGTTCAGGGTGACAGGTTACATGACGCCCACCTGGGTTCCAGAGAGCTGTGCTCTGTGGGCTTTGCATGTGTTGGATAGGGCTCCTGGCCGAGCCCAGGTTGAGCAGGTAGGGTCTTTTCACTAGGGCCTTTCACAGCTGGGACACCAGGAGACACAGGGTGGGAGAGCACACATTGTGTCCTGGGTTCCTTGTACCGTATGTGTGGCATTGCCCCCCCTTTCAGTGATGGGGCTGTCTGGGCACATGGAGCAGGTCTGCCCTGAACTAACATGAGCACAGGTTCCCTGGTGTCTTGTTGGGGGTAGGGCAGTAGGCCATAGTGTGAGTGGGTGAAAGGGTAGTTGTTTGGGGCTGTTTGAGGTGCTGGCAGGACATTCCAGGGACAATTGAACGGCCTGGACCCCTGGCGAGAGTGTAGGGGGCCTAGACCTGCTGTCTTCCCTGAAGTGGCCAGAGCGGGCAAGTCCTCCAGCTGCAAGATGCCTGTCCCAGCTCAGTGGGAGGCCAGGCCTGCTCTTACTGAGGCTTCTGACACCTCCACACGTCCACTCCTAACCCAGGTTGATTCCCGGGGTCTCCCAGCCTCTGCAGGCAGGGGCAACCTCAGGCTGTCCTGCAAAGTCAGGGAGATAGGGACTCATGGTGAGGGTTCCTGGGTGGGGCTCAGGAGGGCCATGTATGTTTTGGAGCTCCTGGTCCTAGCCCAGTTGGTGGCCTGGTTCCTGCCTTCCCCTCCTTCTGGAGGGGAGGAGCTCGGAAGACTGTCTCCGAGACCTGGTGAACCTATATTTATCCCTCTCCCTGCCGACACCCTGATGAATAATTGAGTGAGCTAATTACAGTGCCTGCAGCTGCCACTGTCCCCTTCCTGGTGCGCCAGCCCACTCGATAATCAGGCCCCAGTGAGTGCAGAGGGGCCGTAATGGGCTGGCAGTAGTGGCCCAGCCCCCTCTGCAACCTCTCAGCAGGTGCGTGGGCTCGCATCCTCAGCTTGCCTCCCCTCATCCCCTGCAGTGGCCTACCTGGCCTCACCCGCATCACAGTGGTCTTGCTGGTGGCTGCTGGTGACATGGCAGCCCTGGGCACCGAGGGTGGCAGTGTCTTCTTCCTGGATGTTCCCACCCTGACGCTACTTGAGGGGCAGACTCTTGGCCCAGATGAGGTTCTGCGAAGGTGAGAGGCAGGCGGGGTTCCCAGCACCGAACTGTGCCTGCATGGCGCTCCTGCCAGCTCACTTCAGCCCCCTCTGCAGTGTGCCAGATGATTACCGGTGCGGGAAGTCACTGGGCCCTGTGGAGTCACTCCAGGGACACCTTCGGGACCCCACCAAAATCCTCATTGGCTATAGCCGGGGCCTGCTAGTCATCTGGAACCAGGCTGCACAGTGTGCAGACCGTGTCTTCCTGGGTAACCAGGTGTGTGGGTGAGACTGTGGGTGGCCCGCCGCTGGGGCCCTCTGCTCAGACCACCTTGCTCACTCCTGTCTGCCATGCCCTGCAGCAGCTGGAGAGCCTGTGCTGGGAGCGCAGTGGTAGCACGCTGGTCAGCTCACATAGCGATGGCAGCTATGCAGTCTGGTCCGTGGATGCTTGCGGCTCCCTGACGACGCAGCCCACAGTGGCCACCACGCCCTACGGTGAGTGCCAAGGAGGCCAAGGGCAGTCCCCACTACTTGAGCATAGGGTTGACAGGTAACCCCAAGCTCAGGCACTTGGGGCTGCCTGGCCTTGGTGGGGGTATCCAGAAGAACTTATGGAAGGCAGCAGCACTGAGCCAAAACCACAAAGGTGAGACACCCGTTAAGGGGCATGGTTGGGCAGTGGGCCTTCCCTCTGGGAGGCAGGAAGCAACTGTGGGGTGGGAAGCAATGGTGGCAAACAGGGATAGGAAATGCATCAAGAAATGTGACCTGGGGCCCTTCTGGTTGCTGAGAGCAAGTGAGCCTGACATGGTCCCACCCCTCCAGGCCCCTTCCCCTGCAAAGCCATCAACAAGATTCTATGGCGAAACTGTGAATCTGGGTAGGTGGGGAGCCTGGTCTCCGGTGTGGGTGAGGGGCTGCGTCTCCTGGGGAACAGAGGATGGGCTCTGGGGCACAGGGGCGTCCTGTGAATGCTCTTCCCAGGTCTGGCGGTGTTGGCTCAGGTGGCTCCCCCACCCTCATGCAGGGACCACTTTATCATCTTCAGTGGCGGCATGCCACGAGCTAGCTATGGCGACCGCCACTGTGTGAGTGTGCTCCGGGCTGAGACTCTGGTGACGCTGGACTTCACCTCCCGCATCATCGACTTCTTCACGGTGCACAGCACGCGGCCTGAGGATGGTGTGTGTCTTGCTCACCCCAGCCCTGTGCCCCAGGCCTCCCATGGCTGTGCTCACCCTGCCCCTGTCCTGCAGAGTTTGACGAGCCCCATGCCCTAGCTGTGCTGCTCGAAGAGGAGCTAGTGGTGCTGGACCTGCAGACGCCCGGCTGGCCCTCTGTGCCTGGGCCATACCTAGCCCCGCTGCACTCATCTGCCATCACGTGCTCTGCCCATGTTGCCAACGTCCCTGCCAAGCTGTGGGCCCGCATTGTGAGTGCTGGCGAGCAGCAGAGTCCCCAGCCAGCCTCCAGCACTTTGGTGTGTGTCCAGGGCCtcctgtggggtggggaggaagggacttTGGGGAGGGAGAGTGTACCTGGCGGAGAGGCCCTGCCTGGCACAGGCTGGGAGGCAGGAATGTGGCAGGCAGACATAGGGCAGTTGGGGGCAGTGTGGGCCCTGGATGCCATGCCTGGAGTGAGATGGAGAAGGTGTTTGTCCTGACCTTCTACTTACATCTCTACCTCCCTCTCTCAGAGGTGGCCCATCACTGGGGGCCGGAACCTGGCCCAGGAGCCATCACAGCGAGGGCTGCTGCTGACTGGGTAGGCTGACACATATGTCCCAGGGTCAGGccactgtgatgtgtgtgtgcaaGGGGGGCCTGGTGCAGTCCTTGTGGGTGTGGGAGAGCCTGTCCTGGGCTTGGTGGGTGCTGACCTTCTCTGGTGGGACCAGGTCATCCCTGCTCCCACAGGGTGGATTGGGATAAAGCTTTCTTAGGCTCTGGTTGAAGGCCCTACCCTACCCTGCCTTTTGGCCTGGAACTGAGCTCTGTCTACCTAGCCTGCCCCGTACCGGAAAATCTGGGCTGGCCCATGCTGCTGAGCTGCACAGGGCAGGTGCTGGAGATCCCGGCCTCAGCCTGGCAGGCACTGACGTGCCTGGTGACTCAGGTCCCGacttcctgccctgcccctgctgcCCGCCTGCGTTGAGACCCTCAGGCCTCTGACTCCAGCGTTCTCTGCCCTGCTTGAGAATTCCTCACCGTGGCTTTCACGGCCTCTGGATATGTTCCGGCCAGCCCCACAGATTCATGCACCTTCTCAGGCCCTGTCTCTGGGCTCCCACAACTGCCCAGGGGCCCCTGACTTGGGCTCTGCAGCTGCGTCCTGGGGCTACGCCCCAAATTTGTCTGCTCCTCCCCCTCCCTACTTCCTCCTGTTCTCTGCGTGGCTGCCTGGTGACCCAGCTCGTCCCTCTGCTCTGTGACTGGCTAACTCCTGATCACCTTTTCTCGATGCCCCAGTAGAGCCAGAATCCCTATAGTTCTCTGTTCCCTGTGTTATCCACTCTTCCACCTCCTGCTCATCATGTTCATATTATTTCCACTCCCTTTCATCCTGTTTGAAGGACTTGGGTGCATGTGGCCTAGCATACAATAGGTGCTCAGTATGTGTTTGCCCTGTACAGGGGGTGCTTACTGTTTGCTGTAGGAGTTTGGCATATGTAGTACGTGTTCACTGGATGAGTGCATGGAAGGGTGAGCAGGGACCTGGGGTGGGCCTGATGAGACCCTCCCTGCAGCCATGAGGACGGCACCGTGCGGTTCTGGGATGCCTCTGGTGTGGCCCTGCGGCCACTCTACAAGCTGAGCACAGCTGGCCTCTTCCAGACGGACTGCGAGCATGCTGACAGCCTGGCCCAGGCCACTGAGGATGACTGGCCACCCTTCCGCAAGGtgggcccctcccccagccccagggagcctgtcctggctctgctgcccCATGTCATTACTCCAATTCACCCTTCAGGTGGGCTGCTTTGACCCCTATAGTGACGATCCCCGGCTCGGTGTGCAAAAGGTGGTGCTCTGCAAGTACACAGCCCGGATGGTGGTGGCAGGCACTGCAGGCCAGGTAGGGCAAAGGTATCCCTGGGGTTGAGGGGCTTGGCTTTCTTGAGAAGGTGGGCCTGAGCTGAACTGCAGAGTCGGAGAGGGACCAGCATGGGCAAAAGCCCAGAGGTGGGAATGGGGCTTCCAGGTGGGGCCTGCTGGGTGAGGCCAGCCAGGGAAGTGGGGCCTGTTGTTGGGAGCCGTTAGTCTAAACTTTGGCTGTGGGCCAGCCATGGAGGGCTGGGGCTAGGGTGGGAGTATTAGATGAGCCCTGGAAGGGTAGACCACAGTAGGTCTTGGTCACTGCCAAGCTCCTGGCACTCAGCATACAAAAGGTTCTCAATGTCTGTTCATTGCTAAATGGGAGACAGGGTGGTGGGAGGTACTTTGCTCAAGAAGGCAGGATCTTGGTCACTGCCAGGCACCTAGCACTTGCATGGTATACAGAAGGTGCTCAATGTGTGCTTACTGCTAAATGGGAGACAGGCTGGAAGGGGATCCTTTGCTCCAGGAGGGAGGGGACCAGCGGGTCTCAGTCACCACCATGTTTCTCAGGGCTCCGATGGCCCTGGTATGCACAGTCATTCAGTAAGTGCTTATTTAGCAAATGAACTGGAGATGATCTGGGACCATCCTGGTAGTGACTTTGCAGGCCTAGATGGGGCACTGGTGGCCCCACCCTGTATGCTGACCCCTTCTCCGCCCTGGCTATGGGGTCAGGTGCTGGTGCTGGAACTAAGTGATACGCCATCGGAGCAAACGGTCAGCGTGTCCAGCGTGGACCTCCTTCAGGACCGAGAGGGCTTCACGTGGAAGGGCCACGAGCGGCTGAGCCCACGCATGGGGCCACTGCCCTGGCCTGCTGGCTTTCAGCCCCGAGTGCTCGTTCAGTGCCTGCCACCAGCTGCAGTCACTGCTGTCACGCTCCACGCAGAGTGGAGCCTTGTGGCCTTTGGCACCAGTCATGGCTTTGGCCTCTTTGATTACCAGCGCAAGAGCCCTGTGCTGGCCAGGTGTGTGGGgtggcctggggcccagggaggTGGGGTCTCCCCTCCGCCTCTGGCGTTCCCTGGAGCTGTCAGGGGTGACTGTAAAGCCCTGTCCCTTTGGCAGCTTGGCCTCATGCTGAGTGCTGCTGAGGGTGTGTTAAGCTTGCCAGCTGCTGGGTTTGCAGGGCAGTGTCAGAGGGGCTTAGACTTACTGACCAGGGACCCTTCATGCCTGGCCCTGGGGCACTGGCCACTCCACAAGGCTGCTCCATACACAGTTGGCCCTGCTTGTCCCCAGGTGTACCCTCCACCCCAATGACTCCTTGGCTATGGAGGGGCCACTCTCCCGGGTGAAGTCGCTCAAGAAGTCGCTGCGCCAGTCTTTCCGGCGCATCCGCAAGAGCCGAGTTTCAGGCAAGAAGCGGGCTGCTAATGCCAACAGCAAGGTGAGCTggggccaggctgcctgggtgcTGCCTTTCCAGGCCTTGCTGCAGCCTAGAGCTGGGCGCTGGCCCAGAGTCTTGTTGGCTCCCCTCACATTGTCCATCCCTcagcagccctggcccctggGCCACCCAGACTGGGCAGAACGAGCTGGGGAGGGTGGCAGGGTGGCAGGCCAGGCCATATGGGAGGGATGGGGTGCAGGGAAGACAGAGTTCTGGAGCCCGACACCTGTCTAGTTGCAGGAGGCCAATGCG
The sequence above is a segment of the Manis pentadactyla isolate mManPen7 chromosome 4, mManPen7.hap1, whole genome shotgun sequence genome. Coding sequences within it:
- the LLGL1 gene encoding lethal(2) giant larvae protein homolog 1 isoform X2; translation: MMKFRFRRQGADPQREKLKQELFAFNKTVEHGFPNQPSALAFDPELRIMAIGTRSGAVKIYGAPGVEFTGLHPDTATITQIHFLPGQGRLLTLLDDSSLHLWEIVHHTGCAHLEEVLSFQLPSRPGFDSASGLPGLTRITVVLLVAAGDMAALGTEGGSVFFLDVPTLTLLEGQTLGPDEVLRSVPDDYRCGKSLGPVESLQGHLRDPTKILIGYSRGLLVIWNQAAQCADRVFLGNQQLESLCWERSGSTLVSSHSDGSYAVWSVDACGSLTTQPTVATTPYGPFPCKAINKILWRNCESGDHFIIFSGGMPRASYGDRHCVSVLRAETLVTLDFTSRIIDFFTVHSTRPEDEFDEPHALAVLLEEELVVLDLQTPGWPSVPGPYLAPLHSSAITCSAHVANVPAKLWARIVSAGEQQSPQPASSTLRWPITGGRNLAQEPSQRGLLLTGHEDGTVRFWDASGVALRPLYKLSTAGLFQTDCEHADSLAQATEDDWPPFRKVGCFDPYSDDPRLGVQKVVLCKYTARMVVAGTAGQVLVLELSDTPSEQTVSVSSVDLLQDREGFTWKGHERLSPRMGPLPWPAGFQPRVLVQCLPPAAVTAVTLHAEWSLVAFGTSHGFGLFDYQRKSPVLARCTLHPNDSLAMEGPLSRVKSLKKSLRQSFRRIRKSRVSGKKRAANANSKLQEANAQLAEQACPHDVEMTPVQRRIEPRSADDSLSGVVRCLYFADTFLRDAHHGPTMWAGTNSGSVFAYALEVPTAAAGGEKWPERAVEAVLGKEVQLMHRAPVVAIAVLDGHGRPLPEPYEASRDLAQAPDMQGGHAVLIASEEQFKVFTLPKVSAKTKFKLTAHEGCRVRKVALATFASVACEDYAETCLACLTNLGDVHVFSVPGLRPQVHYPCIRKEDISGIASCVLTRHGQGFYLISPSEFERFSLSARNITEPLCSLDVSWPRDSAHASHRLRESPKLSQANGTPGIILAPQSRDGSPDPICSKRSDTLELPEAMLSPMSIDSATSADTTLDTTGDVTVEDVKDFLGKARTIQPPATLLGAGTHGPWPLHVDPTCPARVWAWDLALSSGVDQPFLWAVGHP
- the LLGL1 gene encoding lethal(2) giant larvae protein homolog 1 isoform X3, with the protein product MMKFRFRRQGADPQREKLKQELFAFNKTVEHGFPNQPSALAFDPELRIMAIGTRSGAVKIYGAPGVEFTGLHPDTATITQIHFLPGQGRLLTLLDDSSLHLWEIVHHTGCAHLEEVLSFQLPSRPGFDSASGLPGLTRITVVLLVAAGDMAALGTEGGSVFFLDVPTLTLLEGQTLGPDEVLRSVPDDYRCGKSLGPVESLQGHLRDPTKILIGYSRGLLVIWNQAAQCADRVFLGNQQLESLCWERSGSTLVSSHSDGSYAVWSVDACGSLTTQPTVATTPYGPFPCKAINKILWRNCESGDHFIIFSGGMPRASYGDRHCVSVLRAETLVTLDFTSRIIDFFTVHSTRPEDEFDEPHALAVLLEEELVVLDLQTPGWPSVPGPYLAPLHSSAITCSAHVANVPAKLWARIVSAGEQQSPQPASSTLRWPITGGRNLAQEPSQRGLLLTGHEDGTVRFWDASGVALRPLYKLSTAGLFQTDCEHADSLAQATEDDWPPFRKVGCFDPYSDDPRLGVQKVVLCKYTARMVVAGTAGQVLVLELSDTPSEQTVSVSSVDLLQDREGFTWKGHERLSPRMGPLPWPAGFQPRVLVQCLPPAAVTAVTLHAEWSLVAFGTSHGFGLFDYQRKSPVLARCTLHPNDSLAMEGPLSRVKSLKKSLRQSFRRIRKSRVSGKKRAANANSKEANAQLAEQACPHDVEMTPVQRRIEPRSADDSLSGVVRCLYFADTFLRDAAHHGPTMWAGTNSGSVFAYALEVPTAAAGGEKWPERAVEAVLGKEVQLMHRAPVVAIAVLDGHGRPLPEPYEASRDLAQAPDMQGGHAVLIASEEQFKVFTLPKVSAKTKFKLTAHEGCRVRKVALATFASVACEDYAETCLACLTNLGDVHVFSVPGLRPQVHYPCIRKEDISGIASCVLTRHGQGFYLISPSEFERFSLSARNITEPLCSLDVSWPRDSAHASHRLRESPKLSQANGTPGIILAPQSRDGSPDPICSKRSDTLELPEAMLSPMSIDSATSADTTLDTTGDVTVEDVKDFLGKARTIQPPATLLGAGTHGPWPLHVDPTCPARVWAWDLALSSGVDQPFLWAVGHP
- the LLGL1 gene encoding lethal(2) giant larvae protein homolog 1 isoform X4; protein product: MMKFRFRRQGADPQREKLKQELFAFNKTVEHGFPNQPSALAFDPELRIMAIGTRSGAVKIYGAPGVEFTGLHPDTATITQIHFLPGQGRLLTLLDDSSLHLWEIVHHTGCAHLEEVLSFQLPSRPGFDSASGLPGLTRITVVLLVAAGDMAALGTEGGSVFFLDVPTLTLLEGQTLGPDEVLRSVPDDYRCGKSLGPVESLQGHLRDPTKILIGYSRGLLVIWNQAAQCADRVFLGNQQLESLCWERSGSTLVSSHSDGSYAVWSVDACGSLTTQPTVATTPYGPFPCKAINKILWRNCESGGGMPRASYGDRHCVSVLRAETLVTLDFTSRIIDFFTVHSTRPEDEFDEPHALAVLLEEELVVLDLQTPGWPSVPGPYLAPLHSSAITCSAHVANVPAKLWARIVSAGEQQSPQPASSTLRWPITGGRNLAQEPSQRGLLLTGHEDGTVRFWDASGVALRPLYKLSTAGLFQTDCEHADSLAQATEDDWPPFRKVGCFDPYSDDPRLGVQKVVLCKYTARMVVAGTAGQVLVLELSDTPSEQTVSVSSVDLLQDREGFTWKGHERLSPRMGPLPWPAGFQPRVLVQCLPPAAVTAVTLHAEWSLVAFGTSHGFGLFDYQRKSPVLARCTLHPNDSLAMEGPLSRVKSLKKSLRQSFRRIRKSRVSGKKRAANANSKLQEANAQLAEQACPHDVEMTPVQRRIEPRSADDSLSGVVRCLYFADTFLRDAAHHGPTMWAGTNSGSVFAYALEVPTAAAGGEKWPERAVEAVLGKEVQLMHRAPVVAIAVLDGHGRPLPEPYEASRDLAQAPDMQGGHAVLIASEEQFKVFTLPKVSAKTKFKLTAHEGCRVRKVALATFASVACEDYAETCLACLTNLGDVHVFSVPGLRPQVHYPCIRKEDISGIASCVLTRHGQGFYLISPSEFERFSLSARNITEPLCSLDVSWPRDSAHASHRLRESPKLSQANGTPGIILAPQSRDGSPDPICSKRSDTLELPEAMLSPMSIDSATSADTTLDTTGDVTVEDVKDFLGKARTIQPPATLLGAGTHGPWPLHVDPTCPARVWAWDLALSSGVDQPFLWAVGHP
- the LLGL1 gene encoding lethal(2) giant larvae protein homolog 1 isoform X1, which encodes MMKFRFRRQGADPQREKLKQELFAFNKTVEHGFPNQPSALAFDPELRIMAIGTRSGAVKIYGAPGVEFTGLHPDTATITQIHFLPGQGRLLTLLDDSSLHLWEIVHHTGCAHLEEVLSFQLPSRPGFDSASGLPGLTRITVVLLVAAGDMAALGTEGGSVFFLDVPTLTLLEGQTLGPDEVLRSVPDDYRCGKSLGPVESLQGHLRDPTKILIGYSRGLLVIWNQAAQCADRVFLGNQQLESLCWERSGSTLVSSHSDGSYAVWSVDACGSLTTQPTVATTPYGPFPCKAINKILWRNCESGDHFIIFSGGMPRASYGDRHCVSVLRAETLVTLDFTSRIIDFFTVHSTRPEDEFDEPHALAVLLEEELVVLDLQTPGWPSVPGPYLAPLHSSAITCSAHVANVPAKLWARIVSAGEQQSPQPASSTLRWPITGGRNLAQEPSQRGLLLTGHEDGTVRFWDASGVALRPLYKLSTAGLFQTDCEHADSLAQATEDDWPPFRKVGCFDPYSDDPRLGVQKVVLCKYTARMVVAGTAGQVLVLELSDTPSEQTVSVSSVDLLQDREGFTWKGHERLSPRMGPLPWPAGFQPRVLVQCLPPAAVTAVTLHAEWSLVAFGTSHGFGLFDYQRKSPVLARCTLHPNDSLAMEGPLSRVKSLKKSLRQSFRRIRKSRVSGKKRAANANSKLQEANAQLAEQACPHDVEMTPVQRRIEPRSADDSLSGVVRCLYFADTFLRDAAHHGPTMWAGTNSGSVFAYALEVPTAAAGGEKWPERAVEAVLGKEVQLMHRAPVVAIAVLDGHGRPLPEPYEASRDLAQAPDMQGGHAVLIASEEQFKVFTLPKVSAKTKFKLTAHEGCRVRKVALATFASVACEDYAETCLACLTNLGDVHVFSVPGLRPQVHYPCIRKEDISGIASCVLTRHGQGFYLISPSEFERFSLSARNITEPLCSLDVSWPRDSAHASHRLRESPKLSQANGTPGIILAPQSRDGSPDPICSKRSDTLELPEAMLSPMSIDSATSADTTLDTTGDVTVEDVKDFLGKARTIQPPATLLGAGTHGPWPLHVDPTCPARVWAWDLALSSGVDQPFLWAVGHP
- the LLGL1 gene encoding lethal(2) giant larvae protein homolog 1 isoform X5; its protein translation is MMKFRFRRQGADPQREKLKQELFAFNKTVEHGFPNQPSALAFDPELRIMAIGTRSGAVKIYGAPGVEFTGLHPDTATITQIHFLPGQGRLLTLLDDSSLHLWEIVHHTGCAHLEEVLSFQLPSRPGFDSASGLPGLTRITVVLLVAAGDMAALGTEGGSVFFLDVPTLTLLEGQTLGPDEVLRSVPDDYRCGKSLGPVESLQGHLRDPTKILIGYSRGLLVIWNQAAQCADRVFLGNQQLESLCWERSGSTLVSSHSDGSYAVWSVDACGSLTTQPTVATTPYGPFPCKAINKILWRNCESGDHFIIFSGGMPRASYGDRHCVSVLRAETLVTLDFTSRIIDFFTVHSTRPEDEFDEPHALAVLLEEELVVLDLQTPGWPSVPGPYLAPLHSSAITCSAHVANVPAKLWARIVSAGEQQSPQPASSTLRWPITGGRNLAQEPSQRGLLLTGHEDGTVRFWDASGVALRPLYKLSTAGLFQTDCEHADSLAQATEDDWPPFRKVGCFDPYSDDPRLGVQKVVLCKYTARMVVAGTAGQVLVLELSDTPSEQTVSVSSVDLLQDREGFTWKGHERLSPRMGPLPWPAGFQPRVLVQCLPPAAVTAVTLHAEWSLVAFGTSHGFGLFDYQRKSPVLARCTLHPNDSLAMEGPLSRVKSLKKSLRQSFRRIRKSRVSGKKRAANANSKLQEANAQLAEQACPHDVEMTPVQRRIEPRSADDSLSGVVRCLYFADTFLRDAAHHGPTMWAGTNSGSVFAYALEVPTAAAGGEKWPERAVEAVLGKEVQLMHRAPVVAIAVLDGHGRPLPEPYEASRDLAQAPDMQGGHAVLIASEEQFKVFTLPKVSAKTKFKLTAHEGCRVRKVALATFASVACEDYAETCLACLTNLGDVHVFSVPGLRPQVHYPCIRKEDISGIASCVLTRHGQGFYLISPSEFERFSLSARNITEPLCSLDVSWPRDSAHASHRLRESPKLSQANGTPGIILAPQSRDGSPDPICSKRSDTLELPEAMLSPMSIDSATSADTTLDTTGDVTVEDVKDFLGSSGESENLRSLGEEAARACTVLSK